In Bosea vestrisii, the following are encoded in one genomic region:
- the typA gene encoding translational GTPase TypA, with protein MSMRNIAIIAHVDHGKTTLVDKLLQQSGTYRDNQRVIERVMDSNELEKERGITILAKATSVVWKDTRINIVDTPGHADFGGEVERILNMVDSAIVLVDAAEGPMPQTKFVVSKALKLGLRPIVAINKVDKPDARVTEVINEVFDLFAALDASDEQLDFPILYGSGKQGWMAPSPEGPQDQGLAPMYDLILKHVPEPRIEEGPFRMLGTLLEANPYLGRIITGRVVSGSAKPNQQIKVLSGDGTLVENGRITKILAFRGLERTPIEEAIPGDIVSIAGLVKGSVADTFCDPSVETPIKAQPIDPPTVSMTFMVNDSPLAGTEGDKVTTRVIRDRLFKEAEGNVALKIEEAKDKDSYIVSGRGELQLAILIEQMRREGFELGVSRPRVVLKRDEAGQLLEPIEEVIIDVDEEHSGVVVQKMSERKADMLEMRPSGGNRLRLVFHAPTRGLIGYQGELLTDTRGTAIMNRLFHDYLPYKGEIGGRRNGVLIAMETGEAVAYALWNLEDRGPMMIEPGWKVYQGMIVGEHTRENDLEVNVLKGKKLTNIRTTSKDEAVRLTPPIRMTLERSLAWIDDDELVEVTPKSIRLRKGILDPNERKRSQKQKAEVA; from the coding sequence ATGTCCATGCGCAACATCGCCATCATCGCCCACGTCGACCATGGCAAGACCACGCTGGTCGACAAGCTGCTGCAGCAGTCCGGCACCTACCGCGACAACCAGCGCGTGATCGAGCGCGTGATGGACTCCAACGAGCTGGAGAAGGAGCGCGGCATCACCATCCTGGCCAAGGCCACCTCGGTGGTCTGGAAGGATACGCGCATCAACATCGTCGACACCCCCGGCCACGCCGATTTCGGCGGCGAGGTCGAGCGCATCCTGAACATGGTCGACTCGGCGATCGTGCTGGTCGATGCCGCCGAAGGCCCGATGCCGCAGACCAAGTTCGTGGTCTCGAAGGCGCTGAAGCTCGGCCTTCGCCCGATCGTCGCGATCAACAAGGTCGACAAGCCCGACGCCCGCGTCACCGAGGTGATCAACGAGGTCTTCGACCTCTTTGCGGCGCTCGACGCCAGCGACGAGCAGCTCGATTTCCCGATCCTCTACGGCTCGGGCAAGCAGGGCTGGATGGCGCCCTCGCCGGAAGGTCCGCAGGATCAGGGCCTCGCCCCGATGTACGACCTGATCCTCAAGCATGTACCGGAGCCGCGGATCGAGGAAGGCCCGTTCCGCATGCTTGGCACGCTGCTCGAGGCCAATCCCTATCTCGGCCGCATCATCACCGGCCGCGTCGTCTCGGGCTCGGCCAAGCCGAACCAGCAGATCAAGGTGCTGTCGGGCGATGGCACTCTGGTCGAGAACGGCCGTATCACCAAGATTCTCGCCTTCCGTGGCCTCGAGCGCACGCCGATCGAGGAAGCCATCCCCGGCGACATCGTCTCGATCGCCGGCCTGGTCAAGGGCTCGGTTGCCGACACCTTCTGCGACCCGTCGGTCGAGACGCCGATCAAGGCCCAGCCGATCGACCCGCCGACGGTGTCGATGACCTTCATGGTCAATGACTCCCCGCTCGCCGGCACCGAGGGCGACAAGGTCACCACTCGCGTCATCCGCGACCGCCTGTTCAAGGAGGCCGAGGGCAATGTCGCGCTGAAGATCGAAGAGGCCAAGGATAAGGACTCCTATATCGTCTCCGGCCGCGGCGAACTGCAGCTCGCCATCCTGATCGAGCAGATGCGCCGCGAGGGCTTCGAGCTCGGCGTCTCGCGTCCGCGCGTCGTGTTGAAGCGCGATGAGGCCGGCCAGCTGCTCGAGCCGATCGAGGAGGTCATCATCGACGTCGACGAGGAGCATTCCGGCGTCGTCGTGCAGAAGATGTCCGAGCGCAAGGCCGACATGCTGGAGATGCGTCCGTCGGGCGGCAATCGCCTGCGCCTCGTCTTCCACGCCCCGACCCGCGGCCTGATCGGCTATCAGGGCGAATTGCTGACCGACACGCGTGGCACGGCGATCATGAACCGGCTGTTCCATGACTATCTGCCCTACAAGGGCGAGATCGGCGGGCGCCGCAACGGCGTGCTGATCGCGATGGAGACCGGCGAGGCCGTGGCCTACGCGCTCTGGAACCTCGAAGACCGCGGCCCGATGATGATCGAGCCCGGCTGGAAGGTCTATCAGGGCATGATCGTCGGCGAGCACACCCGCGAGAACGATCTCGAGGTGAACGTGCTCAAGGGCAAGAAGCTCACCAACATCCGCACCACGTCGAAGGACGAGGCCGTGCGCCTCACCCCGCCGATCCGGATGACGCTGGAGCGCTCGCTCGCCTGGATCGACGATGACGAACTCGTCGAGGTCACCCCGAAGTCGATCCGCCTGCGCAAGGGCATCCTCGACCCGAACGAGCGCAAGCGCTCGCAGAAGCAGAAGGCCGAAGTGGCCTGA
- a CDS encoding aldo/keto reductase produces the protein MQFRNLGRSGLRVSLVGLGCNNFGGRIDLEAARKVVDAAIEHGITLFDTADIYGNRGGSELALGELLGTRRKDIVLASKFGMNMDEEGVKKGGSRRYIVEAVEASLKRLRTDWIDLYQLHRPDALTPIEETLRALEDLIRQGKVRYIGCSNLSSWQVADAYWTAKTLGTEGFASAQDEYSLLVRGAEKELIPAIGHFGMGLLPYFPLANGLLTGKYQRNAPMPEGARMTREAQRAGEVLTEANWGKTEKLAAFCEARGKTLLELAFSWLAAQPVVSSVIAGATRPEQIAANVKAADWALTAEELAEIDAITR, from the coding sequence ATGCAGTTCCGCAATCTCGGCCGCTCCGGCCTGCGCGTTTCGCTCGTCGGCCTCGGCTGCAACAATTTCGGTGGCCGGATCGACCTGGAGGCGGCGCGCAAGGTCGTCGATGCCGCGATCGAGCATGGCATCACCCTCTTCGACACCGCCGACATCTACGGCAATCGTGGCGGCTCGGAGCTCGCGCTCGGCGAGCTGCTCGGCACCCGCCGCAAGGACATCGTGCTCGCCAGCAAGTTCGGCATGAACATGGACGAGGAGGGTGTGAAGAAGGGTGGCTCGCGGCGCTACATCGTCGAGGCGGTCGAGGCCTCGCTGAAGCGGCTGCGGACCGACTGGATCGACCTCTACCAACTGCATCGGCCTGACGCGCTGACGCCGATCGAGGAGACGCTGCGGGCGCTCGAGGACCTGATCCGCCAAGGGAAGGTCCGCTATATCGGCTGCTCGAACCTGTCGTCCTGGCAGGTCGCCGATGCCTATTGGACGGCCAAGACGCTCGGCACAGAGGGTTTCGCCTCGGCCCAGGACGAGTACAGCCTGCTGGTGCGCGGCGCCGAGAAGGAGCTGATCCCGGCCATCGGCCATTTCGGCATGGGGCTCCTGCCCTATTTCCCGCTCGCCAACGGCCTGCTCACCGGCAAATACCAGCGCAATGCCCCGATGCCGGAAGGTGCGCGCATGACCCGCGAGGCCCAGCGCGCCGGCGAGGTGCTGACCGAGGCGAACTGGGGCAAGACCGAGAAGCTCGCCGCTTTCTGCGAGGCGCGTGGCAAGACGCTGCTGGAGCTCGCCTTCTCCTGGCTCGCCGCTCAGCCGGTCGTTTCCAGCGTCATCGCCGGGGCGACAAGGCCCGAGCAGATCGCTGCCAACGTCAAGGCAGCCGACTGGGCGCTGACCGCGGAGGAGCTCGCCGAGATCGACGCGATCACGCGCTGA
- the xylF gene encoding D-xylose ABC transporter substrate-binding protein, translating into MLRRHLLAAGLALAVSGSAYPALAQSKGPVVGVSWSNFQEERWKTDEAAIKAAIEKVGGTYLSADAQSSPAKQLTDVESLIARGAKAIIVLAQDAQAIRPAVQKAVDEGIAVVGYDRLIEIPQAFYLTFDNVEVGRMMAREIVKAKPEGNYVFIKGSSSDPNANFLFQGSIEVLKPAIDAGKIKNVGEAYTDGWLPANAQRNMEQILTRNANKVDAVVAANDGTAGGAIAAMAAQGLAGSVPVSGQDADRAALNRVALGTQTVTIWKDARELGRNAAEIAIKLAGGAKLTEVSGATAWDQGPSKAKMTALFLKPVPVTKDNLNAVIEAGWAPKAAVCQGVGAGKVKACD; encoded by the coding sequence GTGTTGAGACGCCATCTTCTCGCCGCGGGCCTCGCGCTGGCGGTTTCCGGCAGCGCCTATCCCGCTCTCGCCCAGAGCAAGGGCCCGGTGGTCGGCGTCAGCTGGTCGAACTTCCAGGAAGAGCGCTGGAAGACCGACGAGGCGGCGATCAAGGCCGCGATCGAAAAGGTCGGCGGCACCTATCTTTCGGCCGACGCGCAGTCATCGCCGGCCAAGCAGCTCACCGATGTCGAGAGCCTGATCGCGCGCGGCGCCAAGGCGATCATCGTATTGGCGCAGGATGCGCAGGCGATCCGCCCGGCGGTGCAGAAGGCGGTCGACGAGGGCATCGCGGTCGTCGGCTATGACCGCCTGATCGAGATCCCGCAGGCCTTCTACCTGACTTTCGACAATGTCGAGGTCGGCCGGATGATGGCGCGCGAGATCGTCAAGGCGAAGCCCGAGGGCAACTACGTCTTCATCAAGGGCTCGAGCTCGGACCCGAACGCCAATTTCCTGTTCCAGGGCTCGATCGAGGTGCTGAAGCCCGCCATCGACGCCGGCAAGATCAAGAATGTCGGCGAGGCCTATACCGATGGCTGGCTGCCGGCCAACGCCCAGCGCAACATGGAGCAGATCCTGACGCGCAACGCCAACAAGGTCGACGCCGTCGTCGCCGCCAATGACGGCACGGCGGGCGGCGCCATCGCCGCCATGGCGGCGCAGGGCCTCGCCGGCTCGGTGCCGGTCTCCGGCCAGGACGCCGATCGCGCCGCCCTGAACCGTGTCGCGCTCGGCACCCAGACGGTGACGATCTGGAAGGATGCGCGCGAACTCGGGCGCAATGCCGCCGAGATCGCGATCAAGCTCGCCGGCGGCGCCAAGCTGACCGAGGTTTCCGGAGCCACGGCCTGGGACCAGGGGCCGAGCAAGGCCAAGATGACCGCGCTCTTCCTGAAGCCGGTGCCGGTGACCAAGGATAACCTCAACGCCGTCATCGAGGCTGGCTGGGCCCCGAAGGCCGCGGTCTGCCAGGGCGTCGGCGCCGGCAAGGTCAAGGCTTGTGACTGA
- a CDS encoding sugar ABC transporter permease gives MPAPVSPAPDAKSLSDHLRAIEFDARMVGMIAALAVIWFGFNWLSGGAFLTPRNLWNLSVQTASVAVMACGMVLVIVTRNIDLSVGSMLGFVGMVVGLIQARLLPDLIGFEHPATWLLSMLAAVALGGLIGLFQGALIAYLAIPSFIVTLGGLLVWRGGAWWVTQGQTIAPMDSRFRPLGGGIEGAIGSSASWAIGLVICALIVTAMAMARRRRQRYGFALRPLWAEIALAALACGTVIGTVLIANAYLLPAGVARRLTEAQGGTWPEGGLAIGHGLAVPVLLALAVGVAITFLTTRLRFGRYVFAIGGNPEAAQLSGVNTRKVLMLVYGLMGALVGIAACISTARLNAATNSAGQLDELYVIAAAVIGGTSLAGGVGTIVGAMLGALVMQSLQSGMVLIGVDTPLQNIVVGIVLVLAVWLDGLYRKRLG, from the coding sequence GTGCCAGCGCCGGTTTCGCCGGCGCCGGACGCCAAAAGCCTTTCTGATCATCTGCGCGCGATCGAGTTCGATGCGCGGATGGTCGGCATGATCGCCGCACTGGCGGTGATCTGGTTCGGCTTCAACTGGCTCTCGGGCGGCGCCTTCCTGACGCCGCGCAATCTCTGGAACCTCTCGGTCCAGACCGCTTCGGTCGCGGTGATGGCCTGCGGCATGGTGCTGGTCATCGTCACCCGCAATATCGATCTCTCGGTCGGCTCCATGCTCGGCTTCGTCGGCATGGTGGTCGGCCTCATCCAGGCGCGGCTGCTGCCCGATCTGATCGGCTTCGAGCATCCGGCTACCTGGCTGCTGTCGATGCTCGCCGCCGTCGCGCTCGGCGGGCTGATCGGCCTGTTTCAGGGCGCGCTGATCGCCTATCTCGCCATTCCCTCCTTCATCGTCACGCTCGGCGGCCTGCTGGTCTGGCGCGGTGGCGCCTGGTGGGTCACGCAAGGCCAGACCATCGCGCCGATGGATTCGCGCTTCCGCCCGCTCGGCGGTGGCATCGAGGGCGCCATCGGCTCCTCGGCCTCCTGGGCGATCGGCCTCGTCATCTGCGCCCTGATCGTCACCGCGATGGCCATGGCGCGTCGCCGGCGCCAGCGCTACGGCTTCGCGCTGCGCCCGCTCTGGGCCGAGATCGCGCTGGCTGCGCTCGCCTGCGGCACGGTGATCGGAACCGTGTTGATCGCCAACGCTTATCTCCTGCCGGCCGGTGTCGCCCGCCGGCTGACCGAGGCGCAAGGCGGAACCTGGCCCGAGGGCGGGCTTGCCATCGGCCACGGCCTTGCCGTGCCGGTGTTGCTGGCGCTCGCTGTGGGCGTCGCGATAACCTTCCTGACGACGCGTTTGCGCTTCGGCCGCTATGTCTTCGCAATCGGCGGCAATCCGGAAGCCGCGCAGCTTTCCGGCGTCAATACGCGAAAAGTGCTGATGCTGGTCTATGGGTTGATGGGTGCGCTCGTTGGCATCGCCGCCTGCATCTCGACCGCCCGCCTCAACGCCGCGACCAATTCAGCCGGTCAGCTCGACGAGCTCTACGTTATCGCCGCGGCGGTGATCGGCGGGACCTCGCTCGCCGGTGGCGTCGGCACGATCGTCGGCGCGATGCTGGGGGCGCTGGTGATGCAGTCGCTGCAGTCGGGCATGGTGCTGATCGGCGTCGATACGCCCCTGCAGAACATCGTCGTCGGCATCGTGCTCGTCCTCGCCGTCTGGCTCGACGGGCTCTATCGCAAGCGGCTGGGGTGA